The following are from one region of the Methanospirillum hungatei genome:
- the pfdA gene encoding prefoldin subunit alpha → MAPVDPREVQSLQNYLNQYTQQAEVYSRQLGIMEEGIREANASIETLNALAEAGESPVFMPIGGGLNIRANIVQPDEVFVSIGSDIIVQKTNSGAISYLQDRIKEMEASAKNLTEVLQKIDAQVKDIQKRLEQLYRQAQAEQQGAGSLQ, encoded by the coding sequence GTGGCCCCTGTTGACCCCCGGGAAGTTCAGTCTCTTCAGAATTACCTGAATCAATATACCCAGCAGGCCGAAGTATACTCCCGCCAGCTTGGAATTATGGAAGAAGGAATCCGTGAGGCAAATGCTTCAATAGAGACACTCAATGCCCTCGCTGAAGCAGGGGAATCACCGGTATTCATGCCAATTGGTGGCGGACTGAATATCAGGGCAAACATTGTCCAGCCAGATGAAGTTTTTGTCAGTATTGGTTCTGATATCATTGTTCAGAAAACGAACTCAGGTGCAATATCATACCTGCAGGATCGCATTAAGGAGATGGAAGCATCTGCCAAAAATCTAACCGAAGTCCTGCAAAAAATTGATGCACAAGTTAAAGATATCCAGAAACGTCTCGAACAATTATACAGACAGGCGCAGGCTGAACAACAGGGTGCAGGTTCCCTCCAGTAA